The uncultured Bacteroides sp. DNA segment TACCATCTCCCAAGAAAGTCAACTTTGTATCGAATATACCCGGAGTATAATCCATCGGCCCACCAATCAGGCGGGTAAAGGGAAGCAAAGTGGTATGAAATGGTTTGCTACCGCCAAAAGCTTCGTATTCTGTTCCACGAGCCGATTCATTGCCAATCATGTTAGGATATGTACGGCAAAGTCCGGTAGGGCGAACAGCCTCGTGCGCATTTACCACAATTTTATAATCAGCAGCTTTCTTAATGGCATATAGATAATGATTGTTCAACCACTGACCATAATGGTGCTCACCCCGGGGAATGATATCACCCACATAACCACTCTTCACAGCATTGTATCCATTGTCTACCATAAACTGATAAGCTTTGTCCATGTGGCGTTCATAATTACGAACAGAAGAAGAAGTTTCATGGTGCATCATCAAGCGCACACCTTTATCTTTAGCATAACTTTGTAGCATCTTCACGTTGAAGTCCGGATAAGGCGTAACGAAGTCGAACACATAATCTTTAGAATGGCCGATCCAATCTTCCCAACCTTGGTTCCATCCTTCCACTAGTACCTGATCAAAACCATGTTCAGCTGCAAAATTAATATAACGTTTCACATTAGTGTTGTTCGCCGCATGCCGTCCGTTTGGCTTCGTTTTCGTATAATCCGTTTCACCAAGTTTTACAGAAAGCAGATCATCCGTATAAGCCCACGAGCTTTTACCGGTAATCATCTCCCACCACACACCGATATACTTCACCGGTTTTATCCACGACGTATCTTCCAACTTGCAAGGTTCATTCAAGTTCAATGTCAGTTTGGAAGCCAATATATCGCGTGCATCATCGCTCACTATCACTGTGCGCCAAGGCGACTGACAGGGAGTTTGCATATATCCCTTATCTCCTTTGGCATCAGGAGTCAACCATGATTCGAAGATCAGATCCTTATCATCCAAATTAAGATTCATGCAAGAATAATCTACCAGCGCAGCCTCGTGCAGATTTATATAGAGACCATCCGCACTCTTCATCATCAAAGCCGTTTGCACTCCGGTAGGAGAAAACTGAGACTGAGAAGCATTATCTGTTATAGCACCTTTCATCAATCCACGAATTTCCGTGAGTTTAGACTCCGTATAATCATATTCTTG contains these protein-coding regions:
- a CDS encoding glycoside hydrolase family 97 protein, with amino-acid sequence MKNIKRLSAKMACLLLSLLVSTAATAESITSPNGLLKLNFSLSPKGEPTYELSYKNKVVIKPSKLGLELKNESGLMNGFVLTDAKTSTFDETWTPVWGEVKQIRNHYNELAVTLNQKAQSRDIVVRFRLFDEGLGFRYEFPSQKNLNYFVIKEEHTQFAMNGDHTAFWIPGDYDTQEYDYTESKLTEIRGLMKGAITDNASQSQFSPTGVQTALMMKSADGLYINLHEAALVDYSCMNLNLDDKDLIFESWLTPDAKGDKGYMQTPCQSPWRTVIVSDDARDILASKLTLNLNEPCKLEDTSWIKPVKYIGVWWEMITGKSSWAYTDDLLSVKLGETDYTKTKPNGRHAANNTNVKRYINFAAEHGFDQVLVEGWNQGWEDWIGHSKDYVFDFVTPYPDFNVKMLQSYAKDKGVRLMMHHETSSSVRNYERHMDKAYQFMVDNGYNAVKSGYVGDIIPRGEHHYGQWLNNHYLYAIKKAADYKIVVNAHEAVRPTGLCRTYPNMIGNESARGTEYEAFGGSKPFHTTLLPFTRLIGGPMDYTPGIFDTKLTFLGDGKHSFVHTTLAKQLALYVTMYSPLQMAADLPESYERHLDAFRFIKDVAVDWDDSKYLEAEPGDYITVARKAKGSSSWFVGGITDENPRTTTVKLDFLDADKQYVATLYADGKDADYDTNPTSYQIKKGLVNAKTKISTQLARSGGFALSLIEATAADKKEMKKWK